Proteins co-encoded in one Salvia splendens isolate huo1 chromosome 4, SspV2, whole genome shotgun sequence genomic window:
- the LOC121801568 gene encoding sulfite exporter TauE/SafE family protein 4-like, with protein sequence MAAKGMVVYLLTAFSLAVASVYFVTNYANGNDAKPSLLSSSTSNALLHNLESEDHVWPELEFGWRVVLATVIGFLGSACGTVGGVGGGGIFVPMLTLIVGFDTKSAAAISKCMIMGASASSVWYNLRVPHPCREVPILDYDLALLFQPMLMLGITLGVSLSVVFPYWLITVLIIILFLGTSSRSFCKAIGMWKEETMLKKAMEDRRGFASSRGELLIDAYEPLVPKEQKTAVQIMKDNTNIQRMSVLVLVWICFLMLQVIKNDTAACSPVYWTLTLLQLPVALVVFGYECMKLYKESKKRRMAGNQEHVCEAAIEWNATNITFCALCGVLGGTVGGLLGSGGGFILGPLLLEIGVIPQVASATATFVMMFSSSLSVVEFYLLKRFPMPYALYLMAVSILAGFWGQYFIRKMISILKRASLIVFVLSGVIFASALTMGVIGIDKSVKMMHNHEFMGFLDFCSSQ encoded by the exons ATGGCTGCTAAAGGGATGGTGGTCTACCTGCTGACGGCCTTCTCTTTGGCTGTTGCATCAGTCTATTTCGTCACCAATTATGCAAATGGTAATGATGCAAAACCTTCGCTTCTCTCATCTTCCACATCCAATGCTTTGCTCCACAATCTTGAATCTGAAGACCACGTTTGGCCT GAATTGGAGTTTGGTTGGAGGGTTGTGTTGGCGACTGTGATTGGGTTCTTGGGTTCAGCCTGTGGAACAGTGGGTGGTGTTGGTGGAGGTGGCATTTTTGTCCCCATGCTCACTCTGATTGTAGGCTTTGACACCAAGTCCGCTGCTGCCATTTCCAAGT GCATGATCATGGGGGCATCTGCATCTTCTGTTTGGTACAACCTGAGGGTGCCTCATCCATGCAGAGAAGTGCCCATACTTGATTATGATTTGGCTCTCTTGTTTCAGCCCATGCTCATGCTTGGCATCACCCTTGGTGTCTCTTTGAGTGTTGTCTTCCCCTATTGGCTAATCACAGTCTTGATCATCATTTTGTTCTTAG GGACTTCTTCTAGATCCTTTTGCAAGGCAATTGGGATGTGGAAGGAGGAAACTATGCTAAAG AAAGCCATGGAAGACCGACGAGGATTTGCTAGTTCGCGTGGAGAAT TGCTAATTGATGCGTATGAGCCGTTGGTGCCTAAAGAACAAAAAACAGCAGTG CAAATTATGAAGGATAACACGAACATCCAGAGAATGTCCGTGTTGGTACTTGTGTGGATTTGTTTTTTGATGCTTCAAGTGATCAAG AATGACACGGCTGCTTGTAGTCCGGTATATTGGACGCTTACCTTGTTACAG CTCCCGGTGGCACTTGTTGTGTTTGGCTATGAATGCATGAAACTGTACAAGGAAAGCAAAAAAAGAAGGATGGCTGGAAATCAAGAACACGTATGTGAGGCAGCGATCGAATGGAATGCTACAAATATCACCTTCTGTGCCCTCTGTGGTGTATTGGGAGGTACCGTTGGTGGATTGTTAGGCTCTGGTGGCGGTTTTATTCTCGGACCCCTCTTGCTCGAGATCGGGGTGATCCCTCAG GTTGCTAGTGCGACGGCAACGTTTGTGATGATGTTCTCCTCATCTCTATCTGTGGTGGAGTTTTATCTTCTCAAGAGATTTCCAATGCCATATG CTCTGTATCTGATGGCAGTGTCGATCTTGGCTGGCTTCTGGGGTCAATATTTCATACGAAAGATGATCTCCATCCTGAAAAGGGCTTCCCTCATCGTCTTCGTCCTCTCCGGTGTCATTTTCGCCAGTGCTCTCACAATGG GTGTGATCGGGATAGATAAAAGCGTGAAGATGATGCACAACCACGAGTTCATGGGGTTCTTAGATTTTTGCAGCAGCCAATGA
- the LOC121798692 gene encoding glucomannan 4-beta-mannosyltransferase 9-like codes for MERFSVLPESFSGDMTEQLLVIWGLIKAPIIVPLLNIGVLICLSMSVMLFIERLYMGVVITFVKIFGRKPDKRYKWEALKDDLERGNSAYPIVLIQIPMFNEREVYQLSIGAACGLSWPSDRFIVQVLDDSTDSTIKNMVEMECQRWASKGINIKYEIRDNRTGYKAGALKEGLTRSYVKNCEYVAIFDADFQPEPDFLWQAIPFLVHNPALALVQARWKFVNANECMLTRMQEMSLDYHFTVEQEVGSSTYAFFGFNGTGGVWRIAAIEGAGGWKDRTTVEDMDLAVRASLKGWKFLYLGSLEVRNELPSTFKAYRHQQHRWSCGPANLFRKMLCEIIRNKKVTTWKKVYVIYSFFFIRKIIAHIVTFLFYCIVLPATVLVPEVEIPKWGAVYIPTIITLLNAVGTPRSVHLLIFWILFENVMAMHRAKATLMGLLEIGKVNEWIVTEKLGEALRLKSAIKALKKHRFRIGDRIHLLELFTGCYLFFCGCYDYSYGKHNFFIYLFVQSMAFLIMGFGYVGTFVPS; via the exons ATGGAGCGGTTTTCGGTGCTGCCGGAATCATTTTCCGGCGACATGACGGAGCAATTGCTGGTAATTTGGGGCCTAATTAAGGCCCCAATAATCGTGCCGCTGCTGAATATCGGTGTGTTGATCTGCTTGTCGATGTCAGTAATGCTGTTCATTGAGAGATTGTACATGGGCGTCGTCATCACCTTCGTCAAGATCTTCGGCCGCAAACCAGATAAGAGATACAAATGGGAGGCACTCAAGGACGATTTGGAGCGCGGAAACTCCGCCTATCCCATCGTTCTCATCCAAATCCCGATGTTCAACGAAAGAGAGGTCTATCAGCTCTCCATCGGAGCTGCATGCGGCCTCTCCTGGCCGTCCGACCGATTCATCGTCCAAGTTCTCGACGATTCAACCGACTCCACCATCAAG aatatggtggagatggagtgcCAGCGATGGGCGAGCAAAGGGATCAACATCAAATACGAAATCCGGGACAACAGGACTGGATACAAAGCTGGAGCCCTGAAAGAAGGCCTCACGCGCTCGTACGTTAAAAACTGCGAATATGTGGCAATATTCGACGCAGATTTTCAACCGGAACCGGATTTCCTGTGGCAAGCCATCCCTTTCCTCGTCCACAACCCTGCCCTCGCCCTCGTTCAAGCTCGCTGGAAATTCG TGAATGCGAACGAGTGCATGTTGACGAGAATGCAAGAGATGTCGCTAGACTATCATTTCACTGTGGAGCAAGAAGTTGGCTCATCTACATATGCTTTCTTTGGCTTCAACG GAACTGGAGGTGTGTGGAGGATTGCTGCAATCGAGGGGGCGGGAGGATGGAAAGATCGTACAACAGTTGAAGATATGGACTTGGCGGTTCGTGCAAGCCTCAAGGGATGGAAGTTTTTGTATCTTGGCTCTCTAGAG GTGAGAAACGAGTTGCCTAGCACGTTCAAGGCATATCGACACCAACAACATCGCTGGTCGTGTGGCCCTGCAAATCTGTTTAGAAAAATGTTGTGTGAGATTATAAGAAACAAG AAAGTAACAACATGGAAGAAGGTTTATGTGATATACAGTTTCTTCTTCATAAGGAAGATAATAGCCCATATAGTCACTTTTCTGTTCTACTGCATAGTGCTGCCTGCTACTGTGTTGGTACCCGAAGTCGAGATCCCGAAATGGGGTGCGGTTTACATTCCTACCATCATCACCCTCCTCAACGCAGTTGGAACTCCGAG gtCAGTCCATTTGCTTATTTTCTGGATCCTTTTCGAGAATGTGATGGCAATGCACCGCGCCAAGGCCACCCTGATGGGGTTGCTTGAGATTGGGAAAGTGAACGAGTGGATTGTCACTGAGAAACTCGGGGAGGCCCTTAGGTTGAAATCCGCAATCAAAGCTTTGAAGAAACATCGGTTTAGGATTGGAGATAG AATCCATTTGTTAGAGCTTTTTACCGGTTGCTACCTCTTCTTTTGTGGCTGCTACGACTATTCGTATGGGAAACACAACTTCTTCATATACCTCTTTGTCCAGTCCATGGCCTTCTTAATCATGGGATTCGGCTATGTTGGGACCTTCGTCCCTTCGTGA